In the Brevundimonas mediterranea genome, GGGTTCGATCACCCCAACCCGCTTCAGGCGCCCGCCCGCGTCTTGAGGATCAGCGCCGAGGGGCCGAACGCAGCCTGGCCGAACGGCCAGCGCCGCCGCGTTCCGCACTGAAACGGCACAGGTAGCGGCGGAACAGTTCGCCCTGTTGGTAGGCGGTCTCTTTCGTGGTCGTGTCGCCGGTCACGGCCGCTTCGCCGTCATCGCCCAGCACGCGCCAGTTCCACAGGCCGGGGCGGACCTCGGCCAGATGCAGGGCGAAATCGGTGTGTTGCGCGGCCATGCCTGATCCGTCCCAAAGCGAGAAGCTGGTCCGGCGTGACGCAATTTTGCGGCCACCCGTGGATCAGCTCAGGTCGGGGGCGGGGCGGCCGCCCGGTTCAGCGCGGGGCGCGCTTGGCCAGGATGCGTTGCAGGGTGCGGCGGTGCATGCCCAAACGACGCGCGGTCTCCGAGACATTGTGGTCGCACAGTTCATAGACGCGCTGGATATGTTCCCAGCGCACCCGGTCGGCGCTCATCGGATTGTCCGGCGGCTCGGGCGCCTCGTCGGCCGTGGCCAGCAGGGCCTTGACCACGTCGTCGGCGTCGGCGGGCTTGGACAGATAGTCGACGGCCCCGGCCTTGACTGCGGCCACGGCCGTGGCGATGGCGCCGTATCCGGTCAGCATGACGATGCGGGCGTCCGCGCGCCGGTCGCGCACCGCCTCGACGACCTTCAGGCCGTTGCCGTCCTCCAGCCGCATGTCCAGCACGGCGAAGGCCGGGGCCTTGTCGCGCAGCAACCGGGTGGCCTCGGCGACGGACTCGGCGGTCGTCACCTCGAAGCCGCGCGCCTCCAGCGCCCGCCCCATTCGGGTGCGCAGGGCCTGGTCGTCGTCCAGCAGCAGCAGGGACTTGTCGGGGAGGGCGGTGATACGGGCGTCTATCTCGGGCATGGGTCTCTCCTGCCGGTTCAAGTCGGGGCGGGGCGGGTCGGGGTCAAGGCCAAGGTTCAACCCTGCGACTCTTCGACCCAATACGCAGGTTGGGCGGGACTGGACCCTTTCAGGCCGCCACCTCCAGGGCCGGGCGCGCCCACCGGACCGCCACGCGGGCGCCGCGCGCAGGGCTGCGGGCGTCGGAGGTGACTTCGGGCCGCGGCAGACCCTGGCCGACGCTGACCACCCCCCCGGTCCGCTCCAGCAGGGTGCGGGCGATGAAGAAGCCCAGACCCATGCCGCCCTGGCTGGGGGCGATGGGCGTCTCGGCCCCGGTGTTGCGCCGCCGGGACGTGGCGGCGGCGATCTGGGCGGCCAGGGCCAGGCGCGCCTTGCCCTGGGGGCGGCTGGTCACATAGGGCTCGCCCAGCCGGGGCAGGATGTCGCTGGCGAAGCCGGGGCCGTCGTCCAGGATGGCGATCTCGATCCAGCCGGCGTCGACCAGGGCCTGGACCCGCACGGTGGAGGCGGCGAAATCGGCGGCGTTCTCGACCAGGGTCGACAGGCCGTGGACCACCTCGGGCATTCGGCGTACGCGCGGCGCGGGCTGGCCGGGCGGGGTCTTGACCAGAACCTCGAAGTTCAGATCGAACCCCCGGTGCGGCTCCACCACCTCTTCCAGCAGGGCCTTCAGGGCGACGTCGGCATAGAGGGCGTCGTCGCCCTCGGGCTGTTGCGACAGCTGGGTCAGTATGCCCCGGCACCGCTCGGCCTGTTGCAGGATCAGGGCGGCGTCCTCGGCCGCGTCGCTGTCGGGGGCCGAGGCGCGCTGAAGCTCCTTGGCCACCACCTGGATGGTCGCCAGCGGCGTGCCCAGTTCGTGCGCCGCGGCCGCCGCCAGCCCGCCCAGGGCCGCCAGCCTCTGCTCGCGCTGCAGCACGTCCTGGGTCGTGGCCAGGGCCAGTTCCAGCTTCTCGGCGTCGGCCGCCACCCGCCAGGCGTAGCCGGCGGTGAACACCACCCCCGTCACCAGGGCCATGGCCATGCCGAGCCGATAGAGCAGGGGCAGGTGGAAATTCTCGTGGGCGCGCCAGGGCAGGGGCTCGGACCAGAAGAACAGCACCCCCACCGCGATCAGGGCCAGCAGGCCCAGCAACAGGGCCTGGCGGGCGGGCAGGGCCGCCGCGGCGATCGTCACCGGCGCCACCAGCAGCAGGCAGAAGGGGTTCTCCAGCCCGCCGGTCAGGCCCAGCAGCAGGCCCAGCTGGAAGATGTCGAACCCCAGATGGACGGCCGTGGTTCGCCCGTCCGGCAGGCTGGCCTCCAGTCGTCTCACCCGCGCCATGGCCCCGACATTGACCGCCGCGCTGACGGCGATGACGATCAGGCAGGGCCACAAGGGCAGGGGGAAGTGCAGGCCCTGCGACGCCGTCAATATGGCCACGCTCTGGCCCAGGATCGTCAGCCAGCGCAGGACGATCAGGGTCCGCAGCGAAAAGCCGCGTCCCCGCCGCGGCGCCTCGCGCCAACCCGCTTCGGACAGGCCGGCGTCGGCCAAGGAAGCGCCGGACAGACTCCCCTCCAATGGAGGCGGGGGCGCATGCGGCGCGATGCGGTCTTCTGTCGAGGTCACGGGCCTTCTATAGACCGGGTCAGAGGTTTTCGTCAGAGGTCGTCATGCCGCGCCGTTCCATCCTGCTGTTCGCGGGCGCCTGTATCGCCATCGCCGCCGCCCTGGCCATCGTCACCGTGGTGGTGGTGTCAGGCCGTGGCCCGGCGGCTGGCGAGGTCTCCTCCACTGGCCAGCCGCTGGTCGGCGGCGACTTCCAGCTGGTGAACCAGGACGGGGCGCCCGTCGATCAGACGATGCTGAACGGCAAATGGAGCCTGGTCTTCTTCGGCTTCACCTATTGCCCCGAATTCTGCCCCACCACCCTGGCCGAAATGGCCGCGGTGCAGCAGCGGCTGGGCGACAAGGCGGACGATCTTCAGATCGTCTTCGTCAGCATTGAC is a window encoding:
- a CDS encoding ActS/PrrB/RegB family redox-sensitive histidine kinase, coding for MTSTEDRIAPHAPPPPLEGSLSGASLADAGLSEAGWREAPRRGRGFSLRTLIVLRWLTILGQSVAILTASQGLHFPLPLWPCLIVIAVSAAVNVGAMARVRRLEASLPDGRTTAVHLGFDIFQLGLLLGLTGGLENPFCLLLVAPVTIAAAALPARQALLLGLLALIAVGVLFFWSEPLPWRAHENFHLPLLYRLGMAMALVTGVVFTAGYAWRVAADAEKLELALATTQDVLQREQRLAALGGLAAAAAHELGTPLATIQVVAKELQRASAPDSDAAEDAALILQQAERCRGILTQLSQQPEGDDALYADVALKALLEEVVEPHRGFDLNFEVLVKTPPGQPAPRVRRMPEVVHGLSTLVENAADFAASTVRVQALVDAGWIEIAILDDGPGFASDILPRLGEPYVTSRPQGKARLALAAQIAAATSRRRNTGAETPIAPSQGGMGLGFFIARTLLERTGGVVSVGQGLPRPEVTSDARSPARGARVAVRWARPALEVAA
- a CDS encoding ActR/PrrA/RegA family redox response regulator transcription factor; protein product: MPEIDARITALPDKSLLLLDDDQALRTRMGRALEARGFEVTTAESVAEATRLLRDKAPAFAVLDMRLEDGNGLKVVEAVRDRRADARIVMLTGYGAIATAVAAVKAGAVDYLSKPADADDVVKALLATADEAPEPPDNPMSADRVRWEHIQRVYELCDHNVSETARRLGMHRRTLQRILAKRAPR
- a CDS encoding SCO family protein; this encodes MPRRSILLFAGACIAIAAALAIVTVVVVSGRGPAAGEVSSTGQPLVGGDFQLVNQDGAPVDQTMLNGKWSLVFFGFTYCPEFCPTTLAEMAAVQQRLGDKADDLQIVFVSIDPERDTPRQLKDYLSSDGFPRGTIGLTGTPEQVAQAAKAYRAYYEKVGEGEGYTMNHSLTVYLMGPDGKFRTAVAYGLGPDKATKIIEDAMARG